CCATCGCACTCCGCAACCGGTGGCGCCGGATGAGTGCCTCGGAGGACATGCGGGACGAAATCATGCCGAACAACATCATCATGATCGGCCCGACCGGTGTCGGAAAAACCGAAATCGCACGCCGGTTGGCGCGTTTGGCCGGCGCCCCGTTCATCAAGGTCGAAGCCACGAAGTTCACGGAAGTCGGTTACGTGGGTCGGGATGTCGAGTCCATGATCCGCGACCTTGCTGACATCGCCATCAACATGGTCCGCGAGGAGCATACCGAGGGCGTCCAGGAACGGGCCCGTGAACGTGCGGAAGATCGGATCCTGGATATCCTGATTCCGCCTCCGCCCGCACAGGCACGACCGTCCAGCCCCGTGGCAACCCGGTCCGCGCAGGGCTCGTTGACGGCTGACCACGGTGTCCGTCCCGAAGGAAGCCCGGCTTCGTCGGTAGACGCTCCGGAAATCGAATCGGAAGCCCAGTTGCGCGAGCGCACCCGGGACAAATTCCGCCGCAAACTGCGCAACGGCGACCTGGATGCGCGGGAAATCGAAATCGAAGTCAGTGCCGACAAGTCGCCCATGTTGCAGGTCTTTGGACCCATGGGCATGGAAGAGATGGGCGTGAACCTGCAGGATCTGTTCGGTAATCTGGGTGGAAAGAAGTCCAAGAAGCGCCGCGTTCCGGTTCAGGAAGCCCGTGAGTTGCTTGCGCAGGAGGAGGCCCAGAAACTGATTGACATGGACAAAGTGACGAAGGATGCCCTGACCCGCGTCCAGCAGTCCGGTATCGTTTTCATTGATGAAATCGACAAGGTGGCCGCACGCACGGGATCCGGCAAGTCGGGACCGGACGTCTCGCGTGAAGGCGTCCAGCGGGACCTGTTGCCCATCGTGGAAGGGTCTGGCGTCATGACCAAGTATGGGATGGTCAAGACCGACCATATCCTGTTCATAGCAAGCGGTGCGTTCCACGTGGCCAAGCCCAGCGACCTCATCCCGGAACTCCAGGGGCGCTTCCCCATCCGGGTTGAACTGGACAGTCTTACCGAGGATGATTTCTATCAGATCCTGACGGTGCCGCAAAACGCCTTGTTGAAGCAATACCAAGCCCTGCTGGCATCCGAAGGCCTGACGGTACACTTCGAGGACGTCGCAGTCCGTGAGATTGCCCGGATGGCCGCGGAGGTGAATGCCGATGTGGAAAATATCGGAGCACGCCGTCTGCATACCATCCTGACGACCTTGCTGGAAGACCTGTTGTTCGATGTCCCGGATGTGGT
The Rhodothermales bacterium genome window above contains:
- the hslU gene encoding ATP-dependent protease ATPase subunit HslU, encoding MSELTPHQIVDALDKYIIGQHEAKKSVAIALRNRWRRMSASEDMRDEIMPNNIIMIGPTGVGKTEIARRLARLAGAPFIKVEATKFTEVGYVGRDVESMIRDLADIAINMVREEHTEGVQERARERAEDRILDILIPPPPAQARPSSPVATRSAQGSLTADHGVRPEGSPASSVDAPEIESEAQLRERTRDKFRRKLRNGDLDAREIEIEVSADKSPMLQVFGPMGMEEMGVNLQDLFGNLGGKKSKKRRVPVQEARELLAQEEAQKLIDMDKVTKDALTRVQQSGIVFIDEIDKVAARTGSGKSGPDVSREGVQRDLLPIVEGSGVMTKYGMVKTDHILFIASGAFHVAKPSDLIPELQGRFPIRVELDSLTEDDFYQILTVPQNALLKQYQALLASEGLTVHFEDVAVREIARMAAEVNADVENIGARRLHTILTTLLEDLLFDVPDVVQDTTVIVDKAMVAAKLDSVIENRDLSQYIL